A genome region from Heliangelus exortis chromosome 12, bHelExo1.hap1, whole genome shotgun sequence includes the following:
- the LOC139801546 gene encoding histone H2A type 2-B gives MSGRGKSGGKARAKAKSRSSRAGLQFPVGRVHRLLRKGNYAERVGAGAPVYLAAVLEYLSAEILELAGNAARDNKKTRIIPRHLQLAIRNDEELNKLLGGVTIAQGGVLPNIQAVLLPKKTQSSKK, from the coding sequence ATGTCGGGCCGGGGCAAGTCCGGCGGCAAGGCGCGGGCAAAGGCCAAGTCGCGCTCGTCGCGGGCCGGCCTGCAGTTCCCGGTAGGCCGGGTGCACCGGCTACTGCGGAAGGGTAACTACGCGGAGAGGGTGGGCGCCGGGGCCCCGGTGTACCTGGCGGCGGTGCTGGAGTACCTCTCGGCTGAGATTCTGGAGCTGGCGGGTAACGCGGCCCGCGACAACAAGAAGACGCGCATCATCCCGCGGCACCTGCAGCTCGCCATCCGCAACGACGAGGAGCTCAACAAGCTGCTGGGCGGCGTGACCATCGCCCAGGGCGGCGTCCTGCCCAACATCCAGGCCGTGCTCCTACCCAAGAAAACGCAGAGCTCCAAGAAGTGA
- the H1-10 gene encoding histone H1.10, which translates to MSVELEEADLPLTEAEEAPLSPEKKAASKKAKGGGGSSLSPSKKKKNNKKKNQPGKYSQLVVETIRKLGERNGSSLAKIYNEAKKVAWFDQQNGRTYLKYSIKALVQNDTLLQVKGTGANGSFKLNRKKLEGGGSEGGAGSSTHKSHKKATASTSRRAEKKPAAKSKKPEKKSHKKGASGAAAKKDKGKPKKATKKAAASPGGKKVKKSAKPKALKSRKA; encoded by the coding sequence ATGTCGGTGGAGCTGGAAGAAGCCGATCTGCCCCTGACCGAGGCGGAGGAAGCGCCTCTCTCCCCGGAGAAGAAAGCCGCCAGTAAGAAGGCGAAAGGCGGCGGCGGCTCGTCGTTGTCGCCGTcgaagaagaaaaagaacaacaaaaagaagaacCAGCCGGGCAAATATAGTCAGCTGGTAGTGGAGACGATCCGCAAGCTGGGGGAGCGCAATGGCTCCTCTCTGGCCAAGATCTACAACGAGGCCAAGAAGGTGGCCTGGTTCGACCAGCAGAACGGCAGGACCTACCTGAAGTACTCCATCAAGGCCCTGGTGCAGAACGACACGCTGCTCCAGGTCAAGGGCACCGGCGCCAACGGCTCCTTCAAGCTCAACAGGAAGAAGCTGGAAGGCGGCGGCAGCGAGGGGGGCGcgggcagcagcacccacaaGTCCCACAAGAAAGCCACGGCCTCCACGTCCCGGCGGGCGGAGAAGAAGCCGGCGGCCAAGAGCAAGAAGCCCGAGAAGAAATCGCACAAGAAGGGAGCCAGCGGCGCGGCGGCGAAGAAGGACAAGGGCAAACCCAAGAAAGCCACCAAGAAAGCAGCCGCGTCCCCCGGGGGCAAGAAGGTGAAGAAGTCGGCAAAGCCCAAGGCACTCAAGAGCAGGAAGGCATGA